In Harmonia axyridis chromosome 6, icHarAxyr1.1, whole genome shotgun sequence, a single window of DNA contains:
- the LOC123682045 gene encoding probable actin-related protein 2/3 complex subunit 2: MILLEINNRLVEETLSVKIKNAQAGLKNESIDVTVADFDGVLYHISNLNGDKSKIRVSIALKFYKELQEHGADELLKKEYGSFLTTPEDNFNVSILINLEDIPANWPEVVKKIGLLKRNCFASVFEKYFDFQEKGEEGHKRAVINYRDDETLYVEAKADRVTVVFSTRFRDENDVVIGKVFMQELKEGLRASHTAPPVLFSHREPPRELQNTNAVVDNNVGYVTFVLFPRHTARNTRDNTINLIHMFRHYLHYHIKCSKAYIHSRMRAKTSEFLKVLNRARPENKSTDKKTITGRTFIRRD, translated from the exons ATGATTTTGTTAGAGATAAACAATAGATTAGTTGAAGAAACTCTTTCAGTTAAAATCAAAAATGCTCAGGCGGG ACTAAAGAATGAATCTATAGATGTTACTGTAGCTGATTTTGATGGAGTACTATATCATATATCAAATCTAAATGGTGATAAGTCGAAAATAAGG GTAAGCATTGCCctcaaattttataaagaatTACAAGAACACGGCGCCGATGAATTACTAAAAAAAGAGTATGGTTCCTTTTTGACAACACCTGAAGATAACTTTAACGTTTCCATTCTTATAAATTTAGAAGATATACCAGCAAATTGGCCAGAAGTAGTAAAAAAAATTGGTCTATTAAAAAGGAATTGTTTTGCATCTGTCTTTgagaaatattttgattttcaagaaaaagGAGAAGAGGGGCATAAAAGAGCTGTTATTAACTATAGAGATGATGAGACTCT ATATGTTGAAGCCAAAGCTGATCGTGTAACTGTGGTTTTCTCAACAAGGTTTCGAGATGAGAATGATGTTGTGATTGGCAAAGTTTTCATGCAAGAACTCAAAGAAGGTTTAAGGGCCTCACACACAGCACCTCCTGTATTGTTTAGCCACAGAGAGCCACCTAGAGAACTACAGAACACTAATGCAGTAGTAGATAATAATGTTGGTTATGTTACATTTGTTCTCTTTCCGAGACATACTGCTCGCAATACGCGTGATAATACCATTAACTTGATACACATGTTCCGCCACTACCTCCACTATCACATCAAGTGTTCGAAGGCCTATATCCATAGCAGGATGAGGGCCAAGACATCAGAGTTCCTCAAGGTATTGAACCGAGCCAGGCCAGAAAATAagtcaacagataagaaaaCTATAAC ggGAAGGACTTTTATTCGACGAGATTGA
- the LOC123682099 gene encoding nuclear RNA export factor 1-like isoform X1: MSKKFQPKPSWKNQYSAEHDYRSTGGERRVSFKTSKYKKNNKGNVKDWSSSIRAHLYDEDIDIDMGASGPSKSNNRYIKKGNRSGSPAPKHSKRKLWEGPTSWYRVTLPFGNKYDKQLVQQTLSEKLSPLPFWPISWKNNGNISTFYVDDYKIAEQLYSLDRTIPMPDGFKMIIKVHYGSPNVNITTELKEKMKLAMANRYNAANKALDLTKFHSDPMLQDYFCALYKPIILLAVIDIIAENIPDLEALNLNDNKIQILTFLQKFVAKLDKVKILYLGQNKIRDIGMLDSLKGLPLIELFLDGNPLCDKFKDKSIYISEVRSRFPKVMKLDGLDLPPPIGFDLADEVALPTPLQTFLCDSNAESIIRQFLAQYFTIFDSENRQMLIQAYHEQATFSMTMAYPYGTKDKTVNWLNWYNTDNRNLIKLTDPERRFKLLKQGNVSIVSFLKEMPSTSHDLMNFHVDLTVCNPLMMSFKVAGPFKELKGTHKNAPVRWFSRTFVIVPVGTGFCISNELLHVSNATEEQIKAFLSAPSVPAVVPAPVANIPPSVVASPTLGAPPVVVTSPLVPLTNSIDDSTKQQMLQALMLHSGMNLAWSTKCLQETEWNFDKATAVFNEVRNQGKIPPEAFVKNENI; encoded by the exons ATGTCAAAAAAGTTTCAACCCAAACCTTCGTGGAAAAACCAATATAGTG CAGAACATGATTACCGTTCCACTGGAGGAGAGAGACGCGTTAGCTTCAAAAcatcaaaatataagaaaaataacAAAGGAAACGTGAAAGATTGGAGCTCTTCAATAAGAGCACACTTGTATGATGAAGATATTGACATTGATATGGGCGCTAGTGGGCCAAGCAAAtcgaataatagatatattaaAAAAGGAAATAGATCTGGATCACCTGCACCTAAACATTCTAAGAGAAAATTGTGGGAAGGTCCTACTAGTTGGTATCGAGTAACT cttcCATTTGGTAACAAATATGATAAACAGCTTGTTCAACAAACACTATCGGAAAAACTGAGTCCTCTTCCATTTTGGCCTATTTCT tggaaaaataatggaaatatatctactttctATGTAGATGATTATAAAATAGCAGAACAGCTTTATAGCTTAGACCGTACTATTCCGATGCCTGATGGATTTAAGATGATAATTAAAGTGCATTATGGCTCACCAAATGTGAATATCACCACAGAATTAAAGGAAAAAATGAAGCTAGCTATGGCTAATAGATATAACGCAGCAAATAAAGCTCTCGATTTAACAAAATTCCATAGTGACCCTATGTTACAAGATTATTTTTGTGCTCTTTATAAACCGATAATACTTTTGGCTGTTATTGACATAATAGCAGAAAATATACCGGACCTGGAGGCACTCAACttgaatgataataaaattcaaatattaacaTTCTTGCAAAAGTTTGTAGCTAAATTAGATAaagttaaaattttatatttaggaCAAAATAAG ATAAGGGATATTGGAATGTTGGATTCCTTGAAAGGACTACCTTTAATTGAACTCTTCTTAGATGGTAACCCGTTATGTGATAAATTCAAAGATAAATCTATTTATATAAG TGAAGTCAGATCCAGGTTTCCAAAAGTTATGAAACTG gatGGTTTGGACCTACCACCCCCAATAGGTTTTGACCTAGCTGATGAGGTAGCTCTACCTACTCCTCTACAGACTTTCCTTTGTGACTCTAATGCTGAATCTATTATACGACAATTTCTCGCACAGTATTTCACAATATTCGACAGTGAAAACAGACAAATGCTGATACAGGCATACCATGAACAAGCAACTTTCTCAATGACGATGGCATATCCTTATGGTACTAAGGATAAAACAGTTAATTGGCTGAATTGGTATAACACTGACAATAGAAACCTCATAAAATTGACAGATCCAGAAAGAAGATTCAAACTTCTCAAACAAGGAAATGTGTCTATAGTGTCTTTTTTGAAAGAAATGCCGTCCACTTCCCATGATTTGATGAATTTCCATGTGGATTTAACAGTATGCAAT CCTTTGATGATGAGCTTCAAAGTAGCAGGACCTTTCAAAGAGTTAAAAGGAACTCACAAAAATGCACCTGTGAGATGGTTTTCTAGAACATTTGTGATTGTTCCAGTAGGTACAGGATTTTGTATTAGTAATGAATTGCTTCATGTGAGCAATGCCACCGAAGAACAAATTAAG GCATTTTTATCAGCGCCTTCAGTTCCTGCTGTTGTACCTGCTCCTGTTGCAAATATCCCACCATCGGTAGTTGCATCTCCTACACTAGGTGCACCTCCAGTAGTAGTTACGTCTCCTTTGGTGCCTCTGACTAATTCCATTGATGACAGTACCAAGCAGCAGATGTTGCAAGCTCTAATGTTACATTCTGGCATGAACTTGGCATGGTCTACTAA ATGTTTACAAGAAACAGAGTGGAATTTTGACAAAGCAACTGCAGTATTCAACGAAGTACGTAACCAGGGAAAAATACCCCCAGAAGCAtttgtgaaaaatgaaaatatttag
- the LOC123682757 gene encoding piggyBac transposable element-derived protein 3-like, whose amino-acid sequence MDPKFVRGFSLKEALDIVYNDEEDSNGVCDIYISPPEPNVLTDEDSGDEEGGEMDNLSRGQLSTAAEIRLSDNSRITGFEDVSNEEGSEGDNSLLESEVSQIEKCGPSTSSNKSTKKTNSTKKPQKKVKETLKRTWIEGDLLKTTAVFPQPDYTNFIGKSPTDLFELFFDDDIVRMLVEESNKYALFLNHPDPKIESDEMKCFIGILILTGYNSLPGKCFYWDSESDMGNQLVKEAMRRDRFRQIMRFLHCADNTKPNYKDKMWKLRPLIEKLQKNYLKYFKPTENMSYDECMVKYYGRHSCKQFIRGKPIRFGYKVWSLNAENGYLINFDIYQGSNPKSVTEYDNKFGKATSPLLIMLDSLPDRNLRYQIYTDNLFTSFNLLTELKQRGYGVTGTVRENRVPKDCPITSKLDMKKKKRGSIESKISKDEGVILVRWTDNAPVTMASTSYGIEPTSLVKRYSQSEKKIIQIPQPRLINAYNKYMGGTDRMDEDIARHRIGIRSKKWYWPLLTWLIDTALHNAWIQYKSAGNSITNLNFRREIVKVYLNRFKTAPKRYGRPTTSRNSVSMNRISDDIRYDHKDHLVVPVPNNKRRRCAGEGCSSVGRTQCNKCDLGLCVECFYIFHIE is encoded by the exons ATGGATCCCAAATTTGT gcgAGGTTTCTCTCTCAAAGAAGCCTTAGATATAGTATATAACGACGAAGAAGATAGCAATGGTGTGTGTGACATTTACATATCACCGCCGGAACCAAATGTACTGACAGATGAAGATTCGGGTGATGAAGAAGGCGGGGAAATGGATAATTTATCACGTGGCCAATTATCAACTGCAGCAGAAATCCGACTTTCTGACAATTCGCGCATAACTGGCTTCGAAGATGTTTCAAATGAAGAAGGCAGTGAAGGAGACAATAGTTTATTAGAAAGTGAAGTTAGTCAGATTGAAAAATGTGGTCCAAGCACTAGTTCAAACAAGAGCACCAAAAAgacgaattcaacgaagaagCCGCAGAAGAAAGTGAAAGAAACACTCAAAAGAACTTGGATCGAGGGCGATCTTCTAAAAACGACAGCAGTATTTCCACAGCCAGACTATACCAATTTTATAGGAAAATCCCCAACagatttatttgaattgtttttcgaCGACGACATTGTTCGTATGTTAGTAGAAGAATCAAATAAATATGCGCTCTTCCTAAACCATCCAGATCCGAAAATAGAATCTGATGAAATGAAGTGTTTCATCGGTATACTTATTTTGACCGGGTATAACTCTCTTCCCGGAAAATGTTTTTACTGGGATTCAGAATCGGACATGGGAAATCAATTAGTAAAGGAAGCAATGCGTAGGGACAGATTTCGACAGATAATGCGTTTTTTACATTGTGCCGATAATACCAAACCCAATTACAAAGACAAAATGTGGAAACTTAGGCCGctcattgaaaaacttcaaaaaaattatttgaaatattttaagccGACAGAAAATATGAGTTACGACGAATGTATGGTGAAATACTATGGCAGACACAGCTGCAAACAGTTTATTCGCGGAAAACCGATAAGATTTGGCTATAAAGTATGGAGTTTGAATGCCGAAAACGGCTACCTAATCAACTTCGATATATATCAGGGAAGTAATCCGAAGTCGGTTACTGAATATGACAATAAATTTGGAAAAGCTACTTCTCCATTACTAATAATGCTAGACTCCTTGCCAGATAGAAATCTTCGTTATCAAATTTATACAGACAATTTGTTTACGAGTTTCAATCTTTTGACGGAGCTAAAGCAAAGAGGCTATGGAGTTACAGGAACCGTTAGAGAAAATAGGGTTCCAAAGGACTGCCCAATAACTTCTAAATTAgacatgaagaaaaaaaaaagaggttcTATCGAgtctaaaatttcaaaagatgaaGGTGTGATACTAGTGCGTTGGACTGACAATGCCCCTGTTACCATGGCTTCAACTTCTTATGGAATTGAACCCACTTCTTTGGTGAAAAGATATTCACAGTCCgagaagaaaattattcaaattccccAGCCACGTCTTATAAATGCCTATAATAAATATATGGGTGGGACAGATCGGATGGACGAAGATATTGCGCGCCATAGAATAGGTATCAGAAGTAAGAAATGGTATTGGCCGTTACTTACTTGGCTTATAGATACCGCATTACACAATGCATGGATACAGTATAAAAGTGCAGGTAATTCAATTACTAATCTGAATTTCAGAAGAGAAATTGTAAAGGTATACCTAAATAGGTTTAAAACTGCCCCAAAAAGATATGGAAGACCAACAACGAGTAGAAATAGTGTCTCCATGAATAGGATTTCGGATGATATCAGGTATGACCATAAGGACCACTTAGTTGTTCCAGTTCCAAATAACAAGAGGAGAAGATGTGCCGGAGAAGGATGCTCCTCTGTTGGTCGAACACAGTGCAATAAATGTGATTTGGGACTATGTGTGgaatgtttttatatatttcacatTGAATAA
- the LOC123682099 gene encoding nuclear RNA export factor 1-like isoform X2: protein MSKKFQPKPSWKNQYSEHDYRSTGGERRVSFKTSKYKKNNKGNVKDWSSSIRAHLYDEDIDIDMGASGPSKSNNRYIKKGNRSGSPAPKHSKRKLWEGPTSWYRVTLPFGNKYDKQLVQQTLSEKLSPLPFWPISWKNNGNISTFYVDDYKIAEQLYSLDRTIPMPDGFKMIIKVHYGSPNVNITTELKEKMKLAMANRYNAANKALDLTKFHSDPMLQDYFCALYKPIILLAVIDIIAENIPDLEALNLNDNKIQILTFLQKFVAKLDKVKILYLGQNKIRDIGMLDSLKGLPLIELFLDGNPLCDKFKDKSIYISEVRSRFPKVMKLDGLDLPPPIGFDLADEVALPTPLQTFLCDSNAESIIRQFLAQYFTIFDSENRQMLIQAYHEQATFSMTMAYPYGTKDKTVNWLNWYNTDNRNLIKLTDPERRFKLLKQGNVSIVSFLKEMPSTSHDLMNFHVDLTVCNPLMMSFKVAGPFKELKGTHKNAPVRWFSRTFVIVPVGTGFCISNELLHVSNATEEQIKAFLSAPSVPAVVPAPVANIPPSVVASPTLGAPPVVVTSPLVPLTNSIDDSTKQQMLQALMLHSGMNLAWSTKCLQETEWNFDKATAVFNEVRNQGKIPPEAFVKNENI from the exons ATGTCAAAAAAGTTTCAACCCAAACCTTCGTGGAAAAACCAATATAGTG AACATGATTACCGTTCCACTGGAGGAGAGAGACGCGTTAGCTTCAAAAcatcaaaatataagaaaaataacAAAGGAAACGTGAAAGATTGGAGCTCTTCAATAAGAGCACACTTGTATGATGAAGATATTGACATTGATATGGGCGCTAGTGGGCCAAGCAAAtcgaataatagatatattaaAAAAGGAAATAGATCTGGATCACCTGCACCTAAACATTCTAAGAGAAAATTGTGGGAAGGTCCTACTAGTTGGTATCGAGTAACT cttcCATTTGGTAACAAATATGATAAACAGCTTGTTCAACAAACACTATCGGAAAAACTGAGTCCTCTTCCATTTTGGCCTATTTCT tggaaaaataatggaaatatatctactttctATGTAGATGATTATAAAATAGCAGAACAGCTTTATAGCTTAGACCGTACTATTCCGATGCCTGATGGATTTAAGATGATAATTAAAGTGCATTATGGCTCACCAAATGTGAATATCACCACAGAATTAAAGGAAAAAATGAAGCTAGCTATGGCTAATAGATATAACGCAGCAAATAAAGCTCTCGATTTAACAAAATTCCATAGTGACCCTATGTTACAAGATTATTTTTGTGCTCTTTATAAACCGATAATACTTTTGGCTGTTATTGACATAATAGCAGAAAATATACCGGACCTGGAGGCACTCAACttgaatgataataaaattcaaatattaacaTTCTTGCAAAAGTTTGTAGCTAAATTAGATAaagttaaaattttatatttaggaCAAAATAAG ATAAGGGATATTGGAATGTTGGATTCCTTGAAAGGACTACCTTTAATTGAACTCTTCTTAGATGGTAACCCGTTATGTGATAAATTCAAAGATAAATCTATTTATATAAG TGAAGTCAGATCCAGGTTTCCAAAAGTTATGAAACTG gatGGTTTGGACCTACCACCCCCAATAGGTTTTGACCTAGCTGATGAGGTAGCTCTACCTACTCCTCTACAGACTTTCCTTTGTGACTCTAATGCTGAATCTATTATACGACAATTTCTCGCACAGTATTTCACAATATTCGACAGTGAAAACAGACAAATGCTGATACAGGCATACCATGAACAAGCAACTTTCTCAATGACGATGGCATATCCTTATGGTACTAAGGATAAAACAGTTAATTGGCTGAATTGGTATAACACTGACAATAGAAACCTCATAAAATTGACAGATCCAGAAAGAAGATTCAAACTTCTCAAACAAGGAAATGTGTCTATAGTGTCTTTTTTGAAAGAAATGCCGTCCACTTCCCATGATTTGATGAATTTCCATGTGGATTTAACAGTATGCAAT CCTTTGATGATGAGCTTCAAAGTAGCAGGACCTTTCAAAGAGTTAAAAGGAACTCACAAAAATGCACCTGTGAGATGGTTTTCTAGAACATTTGTGATTGTTCCAGTAGGTACAGGATTTTGTATTAGTAATGAATTGCTTCATGTGAGCAATGCCACCGAAGAACAAATTAAG GCATTTTTATCAGCGCCTTCAGTTCCTGCTGTTGTACCTGCTCCTGTTGCAAATATCCCACCATCGGTAGTTGCATCTCCTACACTAGGTGCACCTCCAGTAGTAGTTACGTCTCCTTTGGTGCCTCTGACTAATTCCATTGATGACAGTACCAAGCAGCAGATGTTGCAAGCTCTAATGTTACATTCTGGCATGAACTTGGCATGGTCTACTAA ATGTTTACAAGAAACAGAGTGGAATTTTGACAAAGCAACTGCAGTATTCAACGAAGTACGTAACCAGGGAAAAATACCCCCAGAAGCAtttgtgaaaaatgaaaatatttag